One window from the genome of Trabulsiella odontotermitis encodes:
- a CDS encoding DUF3343 domain-containing protein, protein MAHYILLFHSTLGVVQTRKKLQAAGEPFTVKDIPRGLRGGCGLCIHLHGEDPARWVIPGLTESIYRCDEEHFHPVAQFPAS, encoded by the coding sequence ATGGCGCATTACATTTTGCTGTTTCACTCCACGCTCGGCGTGGTCCAGACTCGCAAAAAACTGCAGGCGGCTGGTGAACCGTTTACGGTGAAGGATATTCCGCGTGGTCTGCGTGGCGGCTGTGGCTTGTGCATTCATCTGCACGGTGAGGATCCCGCACGCTGGGTGATCCCCGGCCTGACGGAGAGTATTTACCGTTGCGACGAGGAGCATTTCCACCCCGTCGCACAGTTCCCGGCATCGTAA
- the yjiL gene encoding putative 2-hydroxyacyl-CoA dehydratase activator YjiL (YjiL, as found in Escherichia coli, is a homolog of the activator ATPases of enzymes such as lactoyl-CoA dehydratase, (R)-phenyllactate dehydratase, and 2-hydroxyisocaproyl-CoA dehydratase. The typical substrate of those enzymes is acyl-CoA with an OH at the beta-position. YjiL is the putative activator for the cognate protein YjiM, a putative 2-hydroxyacyl-CoA dehydratase with unknown specificity, encoded by the adjacent gene.), with protein sequence MSLTVGIDSGSTATKGVLLEGNTLLRRFLCPTPFRPAQAIEQAWRELSDDLAERPFLTLTGYGRQLVDFADKQVTEISCHGLGARLLMAKTRTVIDIGGQDSKVIQLDEDGNLTDFLMNDKCAAGTGRFLDVISRTLGASVEELDALVAGVEPHAITSMCTVFAESEVISLRSAGIAPDAILAGVINAMARRSANFISRLTSQGPVLFTGGVSHCHAFTRMLSAHLGAEVNTHPDAQFAGAIGAALIGQRQRGR encoded by the coding sequence ATGTCACTGACGGTAGGCATAGATTCCGGTTCCACCGCCACCAAGGGCGTGCTGCTGGAGGGGAATACCCTGCTGCGGCGCTTCCTCTGCCCGACGCCCTTTCGTCCGGCGCAGGCGATAGAACAGGCGTGGCGTGAACTGAGCGACGATCTCGCGGAACGGCCATTTCTGACGCTCACAGGATACGGTCGCCAGCTGGTCGATTTTGCTGACAAGCAGGTGACCGAAATCTCCTGTCACGGTCTCGGCGCCCGTCTGCTGATGGCGAAAACCCGCACGGTGATTGACATCGGCGGCCAGGACAGCAAAGTCATTCAACTGGATGAGGACGGCAATCTCACCGATTTCCTGATGAACGACAAATGCGCCGCCGGTACCGGGCGTTTTCTTGACGTCATTTCCCGCACGCTGGGCGCCAGTGTAGAGGAGCTGGATGCGCTGGTCGCGGGCGTTGAGCCTCACGCCATCACCAGCATGTGCACGGTGTTTGCTGAGTCAGAAGTAATCAGTCTGCGCTCGGCAGGGATTGCACCCGACGCGATTCTGGCGGGCGTCATTAATGCCATGGCACGCCGCAGCGCTAACTTCATCTCCCGCCTGACGTCGCAGGGGCCAGTGCTGTTTACCGGCGGCGTCAGCCATTGTCATGCTTTTACGCGGATGCTTTCCGCGCATCTGGGAGCGGAAGTCAACACCCACCCCGACGCGCAGTTTGCCGGGGCGATAGGGGCGGCATTGATCGGTCAGCGACAGCGGGGGCGATAA
- a CDS encoding double-cubane-cluster-containing anaerobic reductase, with protein MSLITELPALFDQFSEARQKGFLTVMELKDRGIPLVGTYCTFMPQEIPMAAGAVVVSLCSTSDETIEEAEKDLPRNLCPLIKSSYGFGKTDKCPYFYFSDLVVGETTCDGKKKMYEYMADFKPVHVMQLPNSADDAASRALWKAEMRRLQQAVEARFGKTIDESALRDAIVLKNRERRALADFYRLGQLNPPALSGVDLLKVVYGATFRFDKEALIAELDAMTARVKADWQAGKRLDARPRILITGCPIGGAAEKVVRAIEDNGGWVVGYENCTGAKATERNVAETGDVWEALADKYLAIGCSCLSPNTQRLTLLSQMVEEYQADGVIDVILQACHTYAVESLAIKRHVRQQHNIPYMAIETDYSTADIGQLSTRVAAFIEML; from the coding sequence ATGTCACTCATCACCGAATTACCCGCCCTGTTTGATCAATTCTCAGAAGCTCGCCAGAAAGGCTTTCTCACCGTCATGGAACTGAAAGATCGCGGTATTCCGCTGGTCGGCACCTATTGTACGTTTATGCCGCAGGAGATCCCGATGGCGGCGGGCGCCGTGGTGGTTTCACTGTGCTCCACTTCCGATGAAACCATCGAAGAAGCGGAGAAGGATCTGCCGCGCAACCTCTGCCCGTTGATTAAAAGCAGCTACGGCTTTGGCAAAACCGACAAATGCCCCTACTTCTACTTTTCCGATCTGGTGGTCGGCGAAACCACCTGCGACGGTAAGAAAAAAATGTACGAGTACATGGCGGACTTCAAACCGGTTCACGTCATGCAGTTGCCCAACAGTGCCGACGATGCCGCCTCACGCGCCCTGTGGAAAGCGGAAATGCGCCGCCTGCAACAGGCCGTTGAAGCGCGTTTCGGCAAAACGATTGACGAGTCCGCGCTGCGTGACGCCATCGTGCTGAAAAACCGCGAGCGCCGCGCGCTGGCTGATTTCTATCGCCTCGGCCAGCTCAATCCGCCTGCGCTGAGCGGCGTCGATCTGCTGAAAGTGGTCTACGGCGCCACCTTCCGTTTTGACAAGGAAGCACTGATTGCCGAACTGGACGCAATGACCGCCCGGGTGAAAGCCGACTGGCAGGCCGGGAAACGGCTCGACGCCCGTCCGCGCATTCTTATCACCGGTTGCCCGATTGGCGGCGCAGCGGAGAAAGTGGTGCGCGCCATTGAGGACAACGGCGGCTGGGTGGTCGGTTATGAAAACTGCACCGGCGCCAAAGCCACTGAGCGTAACGTGGCGGAAACCGGCGATGTCTGGGAAGCGCTGGCGGATAAATATCTGGCGATCGGCTGCTCGTGCCTGTCGCCCAATACCCAGCGATTAACCCTGCTGAGCCAGATGGTTGAGGAGTATCAGGCAGACGGGGTGATCGACGTGATCCTTCAGGCCTGCCATACCTATGCCGTGGAATCGCTGGCGATCAAACGCCACGTTCGTCAGCAACACAACATTCCCTACATGGCGATCGAGACGGATTACTCCACCGCCGATATCGGCCAGCTCAGCACGCGTGTCGCCGCATTCATTGAAATGTTGTAA